A stretch of the Mycobacterium shigaense genome encodes the following:
- a CDS encoding ZIP family metal transporter, translating into MAVLVALGSFITTLLGGYSALRIGSYRNLVLGLAAGLMLGAVGFDLLPEALSPGFWVLWGIPTPLLAFVSGFLVLHIVERTVGIHLGQTSNDADVSDAPGVGLLAAAGLVGHSVMDGFAIGAAFQAGTGVGAVVAVAVIGHDFADGFNTYTITSLYGNDRRRALTLLAADAVAPVAGAALTLAVTIPHRVLDVYLGFFAGFLMYLASADVLPRAHTGRRTAATLACTVGAVLFMLAVVGLAS; encoded by the coding sequence GTGGCTGTGCTCGTGGCCCTCGGTTCGTTCATCACCACGCTGTTGGGCGGCTATTCGGCGCTGCGCATCGGCTCCTATCGCAACCTGGTGCTCGGGTTGGCCGCGGGGCTGATGCTCGGCGCGGTCGGCTTCGACCTGCTGCCCGAGGCGCTGAGCCCGGGATTCTGGGTCTTATGGGGCATCCCTACTCCGTTGCTGGCCTTCGTTTCTGGCTTCCTGGTGCTACACATCGTCGAGCGAACTGTGGGCATCCATCTCGGTCAGACATCGAATGACGCGGATGTCTCCGACGCCCCGGGCGTCGGGCTCTTGGCGGCCGCGGGGCTGGTGGGCCACAGCGTGATGGACGGATTCGCGATCGGCGCCGCGTTTCAGGCCGGGACCGGCGTGGGGGCGGTGGTCGCGGTCGCGGTGATCGGACACGACTTCGCCGACGGCTTCAACACCTACACCATCACGTCGCTCTATGGGAACGACCGGCGCAGGGCGCTGACGCTGCTGGCCGCGGACGCCGTCGCACCAGTTGCCGGCGCTGCCCTGACGCTGGCGGTGACGATTCCCCATCGCGTCCTCGACGTGTATCTCGGATTCTTCGCCGGTTTCCTGATGTACCTGGCGAGCGCCGATGTCCTGCCAAGGGCACACACCGGCCGGCGCACTGCTGCGACCCTGGCGTGCACCGTCGGCGCGGTGCTGTTCATGCTCGCGGTCGTCGGGCTGGCGAGCTGA